In Quercus robur chromosome 11, dhQueRobu3.1, whole genome shotgun sequence, the following proteins share a genomic window:
- the LOC126707368 gene encoding uncharacterized protein LOC126707368 isoform X2: protein MCSITVNFERAKRAMDEYPLSLPGNSPSMPNVQAPQSQYDSIEADGQSEIVNVPIDVEDDEDDEDYNLSDFFESDDDINEDFGMEDDGINKAIGGKQLEGVSNGEGDSDHGDSDELRSAEGSSNDEGNSRPRFPEFN from the exons ATGTGTAGCATCACAGTTAATTTTGAAAGAGCCAAGAGAG CCATGGATGAATATCCATTGTCACTCCCTGGAAATTCACCTTCTATGCCAAATGTACAAGCCCCTCAATCCCAATATGATTCTATTGAGGCTGATGGCCAATCTGAAATTGTTAATGTTCCAATTGATGTGGAGGATGACGAGGATGACGAAGATTACAATTTGAGTGATTTTTTTGAATCTGATGATGATATAAATGAAGATTTTGGTATGGAGGATGATGGAATCAATAAAGCAATTGGGGGCAAGCAGCTTGAGGGAGTTTCAAATGGTGAAGGAGACTCAGATCATGGGGATAGTGATGAGTTAAGGAGTGCAGAAGGGTCATCTAATGATGAAGGGAATTCAAGGCCTAGGTTCCCTGAATTTAACTAG
- the LOC126707368 gene encoding uncharacterized protein LOC126707368 isoform X1, whose protein sequence is MENVQLVKDQKFASHVVFKEALKEWCIKEKHDFEYKHNDKWRVTAVCKKKCGWKMNASQTQMGDAFQIKSFKSIHTCGKDHKNSKISSRWLANKYLPFFRDDHTWTANALKGAVFRDHEVDVTLDQCYKAKRMAFKMIHGAEKKQYERLWDHASAIRKWNVGSTGKIQTANDVFERMYVCLDACKRGFLAGCRLLIGIDGCHLKGLKLLHKNTD, encoded by the coding sequence ATGGAGAATGTACAGTTAGTGAAGGATCAAAAATTTGCATCACATGTAGTCTTCAAGGAGGCACTAAAGGAGTGGTGTattaaagaaaaacatgattttgagtATAAGCACAATGATAAGTGGAGAGTGACAGctgtatgtaaaaaaaaatgtggttgGAAGATGAATGCATCCCAAACACAAATGGGAGATGCCtttcaaatcaaaagttttAAGAGCATACATACGTGTGGCAAGGATCATAAGAATAGTAAGATTTCTTCAAGGTGGCTAGCCAATAAATATTTGCCATTCTTTAGAGATGATCATACTTGGACAGCAAATGCATTGAAGGGTGCAGTGTTTAGGGACCATGAAGTTGATGTGACTTTGGACCAATGTTATAAGGCTAAGAGAATGGCCTTCAAGATGATACATGGTGCTGAGAAGAAGCAGTATGAGAGACTTTGGGACCATGCATCTGCTATTAGGAAGTGGAATGTGGGTAGCACAGGGAAGATACAAACTGCAAATGATGTGTTTGAGAGAATGTATGTTTGTCTTGATGCTTGCAAAAGGGGATTCTTAGCAGGTTGTAGGCTACTTATTGGGATAGATGGTTGTCATTTGAAGGGCTTAAAGTTATTGCATAAGAATACTGATTGA
- the LOC126707368 gene encoding uncharacterized protein LOC126707368 isoform X3 — protein sequence MDEYPLSLPGNSPSMPNVQAPQSQYDSIEADGQSEIVNVPIDVEDDEDDEDYNLSDFFESDDDINEDFGMEDDGINKAIGGKQLEGVSNGEGDSDHGDSDELRSAEGSSNDEGNSRPRFPEFN from the coding sequence ATGGATGAATATCCATTGTCACTCCCTGGAAATTCACCTTCTATGCCAAATGTACAAGCCCCTCAATCCCAATATGATTCTATTGAGGCTGATGGCCAATCTGAAATTGTTAATGTTCCAATTGATGTGGAGGATGACGAGGATGACGAAGATTACAATTTGAGTGATTTTTTTGAATCTGATGATGATATAAATGAAGATTTTGGTATGGAGGATGATGGAATCAATAAAGCAATTGGGGGCAAGCAGCTTGAGGGAGTTTCAAATGGTGAAGGAGACTCAGATCATGGGGATAGTGATGAGTTAAGGAGTGCAGAAGGGTCATCTAATGATGAAGGGAATTCAAGGCCTAGGTTCCCTGAATTTAACTAG
- the LOC126707003 gene encoding uncharacterized protein LOC126707003, translating into MDFAPPPIVAEMQAMKEQMEVMMNALKGRVSSNLKDLVNRTDSPFTASVNSFPLPQKFRMSQIESYDGVKDPLDHLETFKTLMHLQGVPNEIMCRVFPTTLKGPARVWFSRLTPNSINTFKELSALFTSHFIGGHRYKKSTACLMNIKQREDEMLRAYITRFNKEALSIDEADDKILVAAFTSGLRKGKFLFSLYKNDPKTITDVLYRATKYMNAEDALLAREERPKKRERQEDTRQDRRRKVSKTGD; encoded by the coding sequence ATGGATTTTGCCCCCCCGCCTATCGTCGccgagatgcaggcgatgaaggagcaGATGGAGGTCATGATGAATGCCCTCAAGGGGCGAGTATCTTCTAATCTCAAGGATTTGGTGAACAGGACCGACTCACCATTCACCGCGTCCGTCAACTCATTCCCCCTGCCACAAAAGTTCCGGATGTCGCAGATCGAaagttatgacggggtcaaggatcCACTCGATCATCTAGAGACCTttaagaccctgatgcaccttcagggcgTACCAAACGAGATCATGTGCAGGGTGTTCCCGACCACGCTGAAGGGGCCTGCGAGGGTCTGGTTCAGTAGGttgacaccaaactccatcaatACTTTCAAGGAGTTGAGCGCCCTGTTCACCTCACACTTTATAGGCGGACATCGATACAAAAAGTCCACCGCTTGCTTAATGAACatcaagcagcgagaagacgagATGCTGCGAGCCTATATAACTCGTTTCAACAAAGAAGCCCTTTCGATTGATGAAGCAGACGATAAAATACTCGTAGCCGCGTTCACTAGCGGGCTACGGAAGGGTAAGTTCTTGTTTTCCCTATACAAGAATGACCCAAAAACCATAACGGACGTCCTCTACAGGGCtaccaagtacatgaatgcagaagatgcactGCTGGCCCGCGAGGAAAGGCCTAAGAAGAGGGAAAGGCAGGAAGACACGAGACAAGATAGGAGGCGAAAGGTCTCTAAAACCGGAGATTAA